Proteins from one Diorhabda carinulata isolate Delta chromosome 10, icDioCari1.1, whole genome shotgun sequence genomic window:
- the LOC130898799 gene encoding circadian locomoter output cycles protein kaput isoform X1, giving the protein MLKTRFNKRFEEQMDDDSDDKDSKRKSRNLSEKKRRDQFNMLVNELSSMVSSGNRKMDKSTVLKSTISFLKNHNEVTVRSRVNEIEEDWKPTFLTNEEFIHLILEAVDGFIIIFSTSGQIYYTSEGIASLLGYSPKEISKTTIYQLISEDEYTNVYNILNPSQEDKQISFTCHLKRGGFETKTDESFEMVHFEGYFRPDENLLRNENVYGGETDTRLLFVGTGRIQTPLLIKEMPLTDSTKSEFTSRHSLEWKFLFLDHRAPPIIGYLPFELLGTSGYDYYHIDDLDNVVVCHVSLMEKGEGTSCFYRFLTKGQQWIWLQTRFYITYHQWNSKPEFIVCNHRVVSNTEMAKRNSEGESTNEEPSPWSVSSPTGTTETSVVRHGSASDCTSMSADSPASRQSSHRKSQSNYVPQNPPHVVQPIQSEPIVHQHQIQPTQFTDPQHYLTAIPVQQLINNFPSPGILSPAPVDNIVMPNAQSQLQVDLQRKHAELQAVIGQQQQELRRVSEQLLMARLGILPGSQQVEPAISYQTSNQGIVSSTTTAIQGLPAIPGQASVIVPAVSLPLPLQQQTLIYSNPDSNTQTK; this is encoded by the exons ATGTTGAAAACCAGATTTAATAAACGATTCGA agaACAGATGGACGATGATTCAGACGACAAAGATTCAAAAAG aaaatctagaaatttgagtgaaaaaaaacGTCGGGATCAATTCAACATGTTAGTAAACGAGTTGAGTTCGATGGTTTCGAGCGGTAATAGAAAAATGGACAAATCCACGGTTTTGAAATCGACGatttcgtttttgaaaaatcacaacg AAGTTACGGTGAGATCGCGCGTTAACGAAATAGAAGAAGATTGGAAACCGACGTTTCTGACCAATGAAGAATTCATCCATCTCATTTTAGAAGCCGTAGACggtttcattataatattttcgacGTCTGgtcaaatatattatacttCGGAAGGTATAGCTTCTTTATTAGGGTATTCCCCG AAGGAAATATCGAAGACGACGATATATCAGCTGATTAGCGAAGACGAATACACGAACGTATATAACATTTTGAATCCTTCTCAGGAAGACAAACAAATATCCTTTACGTGTCATTTGAAACGTGGCGGTTTCGAAACGAAAACGGACGAATCCTTCGAAATGGTACATTTCGAAGGATATTTTC GTccagatgaaaatttattacgCAACGAGAACGTATACGGGGGCGAAACCGATACGAG ATTATTATTTGTCGGGACGGGACGTATCCAAACACCATTATTGATCAAAGAAATGCCTTTGACAGACTCGACGAAAAGTGAATTTACGTCTAGGCATAGTCTGGAATGGAAATTTCTGTTTTTAGATCATCGAGCCCCGCCAATTATTGGGTATTTACCTTTCGAGCTCTTAGGAACGTCAG GATACGACTATTACCACATAGACGATTTAGACAATGTTGTAGTATGTCACGTGTCTCTGATGGAAAAGGGAGAGGGTACGTCGTGTTTTTACAGATTCTTAACCAAAGGTCAACAGTGGATCTGGTTACAAACAAGATTCTACATCACGTACCACCAATGGAACTCCAAACCGGAATTCATAGTTTGCAATCACAGAGTTGTAAG TAACACGGAGATGGCGAAACGAAACAGCGAAGGAGAATCAACTAACGAAGAACCGTCGCCTTGGTCCGTCTCAAGTCCGACCGGTACGACCGAAACGAGCGTGGTGAGACACGGATCCGCCTCGGATTGTACTTCGATGTCCGCAGACTCGCCCGCTTCCAGGCAATCGAGTCATAGA aaatctCAAAGTAATTACGTCCCCCAGAATCCCCCCCACGTAGTACAACCTATACAATCCGAACCAATCGTCCATCAACATCAGATACAACCGACTCAGTTTACGGATCCTCAACATTATTTAACAGCCATACCTGTACAACAGCTGATCAACAATTTTCCCTCGCCCGGTATACTATCACCAGCTCCG GTTGATAATATCGTGATGCCTAATGCGCAGTCTCAGTTGCAAGTTGATCTTCAGAGGAAGCATGCAGAACTACAAGCTGTGATTGGGCAGCAACAACAAGAACTTAGAAGAGTCTCGGAGCAATTGTTGATGGCAAGACTTGGAATATTACCTGGTTCACAACAAGTG GAACCAGCCATATCTTACCAAACCTCAAATCAAGGAATAGTCAGTAGTACCACCACAGCGATTCAAGGATTACCTGCTATACCAGGACAAGCCTCTGTAATCGTACCAGCAGTATCCCTACCTCTACCATTGCAACAACAGACTTTGATATACAGTAACCCCGATTCCAATACCCAAACAAAGTGA
- the LOC130898799 gene encoding circadian locomoter output cycles protein kaput isoform X2, whose amino-acid sequence MLKTRFNKRFEEQMDDDSDDKDSKRKSRNLSEKKRRDQFNMLVNELSSMVSSGNRKMDKSTVLKSTISFLKNHNEVTVRSRVNEIEEDWKPTFLTNEEFIHLILEAVDGFIIIFSTSGQIYYTSEGIASLLGYSPKEISKTTIYQLISEDEYTNVYNILNPSQEDKQISFTCHLKRGGFETKTDESFEMVHFEGYFRPDENLLRNENVYGGETDTRLLFVGTGRIQTPLLIKEMPLTDSTKSEFTSRHSLEWKFLFLDHRAPPIIGYLPFELLGTSGYDYYHIDDLDNVVVCHVSLMEKGEGTSCFYRFLTKGQQWIWLQTRFYITYHQWNSKPEFIVCNHRVVSNTEMAKRNSEGESTNEEPSPWSVSSPTGTTETSVVRHGSASDCTSMSADSPASRQSSHRVDNIVMPNAQSQLQVDLQRKHAELQAVIGQQQQELRRVSEQLLMARLGILPGSQQVEPAISYQTSNQGIVSSTTTAIQGLPAIPGQASVIVPAVSLPLPLQQQTLIYSNPDSNTQTK is encoded by the exons ATGTTGAAAACCAGATTTAATAAACGATTCGA agaACAGATGGACGATGATTCAGACGACAAAGATTCAAAAAG aaaatctagaaatttgagtgaaaaaaaacGTCGGGATCAATTCAACATGTTAGTAAACGAGTTGAGTTCGATGGTTTCGAGCGGTAATAGAAAAATGGACAAATCCACGGTTTTGAAATCGACGatttcgtttttgaaaaatcacaacg AAGTTACGGTGAGATCGCGCGTTAACGAAATAGAAGAAGATTGGAAACCGACGTTTCTGACCAATGAAGAATTCATCCATCTCATTTTAGAAGCCGTAGACggtttcattataatattttcgacGTCTGgtcaaatatattatacttCGGAAGGTATAGCTTCTTTATTAGGGTATTCCCCG AAGGAAATATCGAAGACGACGATATATCAGCTGATTAGCGAAGACGAATACACGAACGTATATAACATTTTGAATCCTTCTCAGGAAGACAAACAAATATCCTTTACGTGTCATTTGAAACGTGGCGGTTTCGAAACGAAAACGGACGAATCCTTCGAAATGGTACATTTCGAAGGATATTTTC GTccagatgaaaatttattacgCAACGAGAACGTATACGGGGGCGAAACCGATACGAG ATTATTATTTGTCGGGACGGGACGTATCCAAACACCATTATTGATCAAAGAAATGCCTTTGACAGACTCGACGAAAAGTGAATTTACGTCTAGGCATAGTCTGGAATGGAAATTTCTGTTTTTAGATCATCGAGCCCCGCCAATTATTGGGTATTTACCTTTCGAGCTCTTAGGAACGTCAG GATACGACTATTACCACATAGACGATTTAGACAATGTTGTAGTATGTCACGTGTCTCTGATGGAAAAGGGAGAGGGTACGTCGTGTTTTTACAGATTCTTAACCAAAGGTCAACAGTGGATCTGGTTACAAACAAGATTCTACATCACGTACCACCAATGGAACTCCAAACCGGAATTCATAGTTTGCAATCACAGAGTTGTAAG TAACACGGAGATGGCGAAACGAAACAGCGAAGGAGAATCAACTAACGAAGAACCGTCGCCTTGGTCCGTCTCAAGTCCGACCGGTACGACCGAAACGAGCGTGGTGAGACACGGATCCGCCTCGGATTGTACTTCGATGTCCGCAGACTCGCCCGCTTCCAGGCAATCGAGTCATAGA GTTGATAATATCGTGATGCCTAATGCGCAGTCTCAGTTGCAAGTTGATCTTCAGAGGAAGCATGCAGAACTACAAGCTGTGATTGGGCAGCAACAACAAGAACTTAGAAGAGTCTCGGAGCAATTGTTGATGGCAAGACTTGGAATATTACCTGGTTCACAACAAGTG GAACCAGCCATATCTTACCAAACCTCAAATCAAGGAATAGTCAGTAGTACCACCACAGCGATTCAAGGATTACCTGCTATACCAGGACAAGCCTCTGTAATCGTACCAGCAGTATCCCTACCTCTACCATTGCAACAACAGACTTTGATATACAGTAACCCCGATTCCAATACCCAAACAAAGTGA